The following DNA comes from Miscanthus floridulus cultivar M001 chromosome 5, ASM1932011v1, whole genome shotgun sequence.
AAAAGGATGTATACACACATATAAGGGTCACAGAGGAGCAATTAAAACAATCAGGTTTACTCCTGATGGACGATGGGTTGTCACTGGAGGGGAAGATAACATTGTGAAGGTGTGGGATTTGACAGCTGGAAAGCTTCTACATGATTTCAAGTTTCACAGCGGACAAATCAGCTGTATTGATTTTCACCCTCAAGAATTTTTGCTTGCAACAGGTAACTATCTATACGTAGCATATTTTTTTTCATCACTTTTGTTATCAAAGCATGACCTAATGCAATCGCAAGGAAAAAAAGTGAATTCAATCTTTGTTTTGATTCACATCTTTGTTGTGTAATAGTTAGAAATCTCATTTTTTTAATTAGAAAAGAAATTGTTTTGTTGGATACATCTGAGGTAAGTGAAATTTAAAGAAGTGGAAATGTGTTATGAGTGAATCATTCTGACATTTTTCAGGCTCTGCTGATAGGACGGTGAAATTTTGGGATCTTGAAACTTTTGAATTGATAGGTTCTTCTGGACCTGAGGTATTGCAAGTTGTTTTAATCAAGTTAGATTTGCTTATGATTATGAAACTGATAATTTGAAGACCACAAACTATGGCTTAATTCTTTAGTGTGCATATTCTATAGGCATGGTAACTACAGTACATTATTGCTGACGGCCTTGTATTACTATCTTTGTCTTTCTTATAAATCATAACTGTAGGAGCTTTCTCAGAGTACTTTAGCTCACATCTACCTACGGTTGATTCAGTTTTGTAAGAGATGGTCTGACATCTAGCCTGAGCTTCACTTATGTCTTGTTCCCTGTTTCTTAAACCTTACTCTAAACGCACATGAGGAGAACATccatcttcctcttttgtgatagCTTACATGACTCCTCTCTCCAGGGTACCGGTGTACGTTCTATGGTCTTTCACCCAGATGGTAAAACCCTTTTCTGTGGATTAGACCAAAGCTTAAAGGTAGGTCCTATTTTCATAGGTTCTCGATTGATGTTTATTTGCTTGGTACCTGAGGACATGGATATTTTCAGGTATTCTCTTGGGAACCAGTAAGGTGCCATGATGTTGTTGACATGGGGTGGAGTAACTTAGCTGACCTTAGTATTTATGAAGGGAAACTCTTGGGATGCTCCTACCATGAACGCCGTGTTGGTCTATGGGCTGCTGATATATCAGTGAGTGTCATTTTTTCCATGCCATATGTATTTTCCTGCCTCTTCTAACTTCCATTGTTCGATCCAGCTCATTGGACCCTATGCTCTTGGTGTGTTGCCCAAAGCAAATTTTTTTGCTGAGCTTGtgcagtctatggatgataaccCTGTGAAACCAGTTGATAGCACTGCAAATTCTCGTCCTGCTTTAGCAATGGCACATTCAAAAAGTTTATACAAAGTCAAGGAATCTGGGATTGGTAGGTTTCAAACTGTTTATATATTTAATATGTATTGagatttttctttttccttattACTGCTTGGCACCCATAGTGACGACCTTTCCCTCCTCTCTTTCTTCTGTGATAGCAGCTGAAAGCAGGGTTCGTGGTTCACATTTGACTCCAGCAAGTACAGATAAGATCAAGAAAGATAGGAGCAGTACTATTCCACGAAGACCTGCTTCGTCTTTAAAATCATCTGTTCAGGGTTCTACCCCGATGAGGCGTATGAAGCTTGTTGATAGTCCTTCCACCAACCCAAAAATTGTGGAACGTAATTTTGGGCAGAGAGACATTTCATTAACATCTCGTGCAGTGATAGCTAATAATTCTGCAACTGCTAAGAAAAGCAATCTTACAGAATCAGCTTTAGTGAAAGATATTTACACTACGTCTCAGGCTGTTTCTGCACCTGTTGTTGTGCCCAGAGACattttagaggacaaaacagtAAGCAATGTTCGTAGAGGGACTGGAGACACAGCTGCAGTCCCAGATGATTTTCGACCTGTTCACAAAAGAAAGCCCTCACTTAGTGGCAGTGCTGCTGATAGTGATAGCTCATCAATATTCACTGAACCTGATGTTTGCTCAGAGGGTTTGTCTGGCTTAAAATTCTCCTTTGGGCTAACTCCATATTACAAGAAAGAAGAATTTGGCGATGTGGATAATAAAGGTATTGCACAAATAGCAGAAAAGATGGACAGAACGGTGTCGCTGGACCATTCTCTGCAGTTAAATGATGATAAATGTATAGCCTTTTCTCTTTGTTCTTAAACATGGACCTGCTGTTTTGCTAGTATGGTAATGTAACAGTAGAACTCTGTTTCATGCAGCCTTTGAATCTCCATGCTCAACAACAGAGACTGGCAAGGTCAAATATGTTAGAGGAGGTGCGTATGCATATTAATTGATGTTGTCAAGGATTCTTCATGGCCTAAAAATAGCTTTCTAATGATAGTGTGAACTCCTTTCAGTTGCTGTGCCAGTGGGGAAAACAAAGTCTCTTGTTGAGAGATGGGAAAAGAGAGAGTCTTCTAGCACTGATTATTCACCACAAATTGGTTCTTATGGTGATCGGGCATCAAGAAATGACAACCCTCCGTCCCATCTGGTATGTATCCATACGTTTTGAGTATAGTTATTCATAGTTGATTGTACCTCATCTTGATCCACTTGTATTGTGGTATCTTTAGTCCTATGTGCTCTCCTAGTCTTGGCCATGCCTAAGAATTACAACTGTTTTGCTTAAACTACTGCAGCTACACTGGATCTTATCTATTTTTTCCGTATTTTTACTTGCTATAGTAATTTTGCAGCTACATTGGATCTTATTTCAttttcatatttttatactagttaTAATGATGTGAACTCTGAATCTTTTGAGTCCCGACTGCCACATGCATTTAGAGAAGGAAGAAGTCTATTTTTATCTTTGGCATCAAACTATCAaaatctgacaacttttgcaaaAGGCTGGTTTCAAAGGTTGCTAGTGTTTTATTGCTCGTAGTAGCAATCGCTATTTATTTAAATTATCGTTTTGTGCTTTATTAAACCAGGAGCTCAACCAAAAGTATCCAATGGATTCTCTCGAAGGTGACACTAACCTCACAGATGCCATGTTCCACCACATATAGATCCTAATTTAGGCACTGCATGGCTAGTGCTGTACTTTATTTTGATCGCTTGACTAGGTCATAGGTTTCAAATAAGGCAGGTGCTCAAACATCATGTGATCAACATAAATTAAAGCGCAAAACGATAATTAATAAGGCAGGGCGCATACATCATGCAATCAACATAAAGTAAAGCGCAAAATGATAATTTAAATAAATAACGGTTGTGCCCACGAGCAATAAAACAGTAGCAACAGGAACAAGTCAGATCCAAAGAATTCTAAATAGAGTACCAATAGATAGATTGTATTTTTAGAACAAAAATTGGTACctgttttgtatttttatttaaaaTGAATTTGTTATGAATTTTTAGAGATTTAACCATATTTTTATTTAGAAAAATACACATATAGGCAAAATCACCTTTGAAAAGCTGTCTGGTTTTGATGGTTTGATGGCCAAAGATGTCTGGTTTTGGACTCGATGGCCAAAATTGGACATGAGCGGTAGTTCGATGGCCAAAAGTGTACTTTCCTTTACAGAAAGAAGTAATGACAGAAAGTATTTTCACAAACTAGATACAGAATGCTGGGACAGATTGTGCTTTAATAGTTTAATGTTTAGGGAATTTATCCCGTATTCCCATTGGAGATTAAAGTTTTTTTTTGAACTGGATAGGAGATTAAAGTGATCCTGAAACATTCATAAGCTACTAGTACAGAATACAACTCGAACATTGTTCAACTTGGTCAACTTTTATTTGTTCATGCTATGTAACATTCTCAAAAAATCTTTGGCTGTTCAAATTTGGTGATGATTGCAATTAACAGGCAGAACCAAGTACAACATATGAAAAGGATCTGTCAACAGTGGATGAGATGATGGCTCCTGTCAATTTAGTGCGGAACCATGATGAATTCATAAATGCTGTAAAACTTCGGTTGACAAAGCTAGAGGTGACTCCTGTTATTTACTTGCTGACTGCTGTTTACCAGTTCATGTGCTTCTGTTATGGAGAGCAGACCGGTAGAGGACCGGTCCACTTGCCATAACAGCTTCATTGAATTCTCTGTGAACTTACATCCAACAAATAGAGAAGATGTCATGAAGGAAAAATCATGCTGGTTAGTTTTTCAATAT
Coding sequences within:
- the LOC136450624 gene encoding katanin p80 WD40 repeat-containing subunit B1 homolog KTN80.2-like isoform X5 yields the protein MDPEKRGYELQNFVAHDADVRSLSIGKKSSRVFITGGNDRKVNLWAIGKQTPLLTLSGHTSAVEAVQFDSAEVLVLAGSSNGSIKLWDLEEAKVVRSLAGHRSSCTAVEFHPFGEFFASGSSDTDLKIWDIKKKGCIHTYKGHRGAIKTIRFTPDGRWVVTGGEDNIVKVWDLTAGKLLHDFKFHSGQISCIDFHPQEFLLATGSADRTVKFWDLETFELIGSSGPEGTGVRSMVFHPDGKTLFCGLDQSLKVFSWEPVRCHDVVDMGWSNLADLSIYEGKLLGCSYHERRVGLWAADISLIGPYALGVLPKANFFAELVQSMDDNPVKPVDSTANSRPALAMAHSKSLYKVKESGIAAESRVRGSHLTPASTDKIKKDRSSTIPRRPASSLKSSVQGSTPMRRMKLVDSPSTNPKIVERNFGQRDISLTSRAVIANNSATAKKSNLTESALVKDIYTTSQAVSAPVVVPRDILEDKTVSNVRRGTGDTAAVPDDFRPVHKRKPSLSGSAADSDSSSIFTEPDVCSEGLSGLKFSFGLTPYYKKEEFGDVDNKGIAQIAEKMDRTVSLDHSLQLNDDKSFESPCSTTETGKVKYVRGVAVPVGKTKSLVERWEKRESSSTDYSPQIGSYGDRASRNDNPPSHLAEPSTTYEKDLSTVDEMMAPVNLVRNHDEFINAVKLRLTKLEMMRHVFEQSGIKGAIAAVAKVQADVVSALKGKLDLFNLEIFSSFLPVLSGLLCSKTERLQRCTRCFNHLQKIQQTLNPLIMRGGQAAQLAQELSLSLQNLVVI
- the LOC136450624 gene encoding katanin p80 WD40 repeat-containing subunit B1 homolog KTN80.4-like isoform X4, which produces MDPEKRGYELQNFVAHDADVRSLSIGKKSSRVFITGGNDRKVNLWAIGKQTPLLTLSGHTSAVEAVQFDSAEVLVLAGSSNGSIKLWDLEEAKVVRSLAGHRSSCTAVEFHPFGEFFASGSSDTDLKIWDIKKKGCIHTYKGHRGAIKTIRFTPDGRWVVTGGEDNIVKVWDLTAGKLLHDFKFHSGQISCIDFHPQEFLLATGSADRTVKFWDLETFELIGSSGPEGTGVRSMVFHPDGKTLFCGLDQSLKVFSWEPVRCHDVVDMGWSNLADLSIYEGKLLGCSYHERRVGLWAADISLIGPYALGVLPKANFFAELVQSMDDNPVKPVDSTANSRPALAMAHSKSLYKVKESGIAAESRVRGSHLTPASTDKIKKDRSSTIPRRPASSLKSSVQGSTPMRRMKLVDSPSTNPKIVERNFGQRDISLTSRAVIANNSATAKKSNLTESALVKDIYTTSQAVSAPVVVPRDILEDKTVSNVRRGTGDTAAVPDDFRPVHKRKPSLSGSAADSDSSSIFTEPDVCSEGLSGLKFSFGLTPYYKKEEFGDVDNKGIAQIAEKMDRTVSLDHSLQLNDDKSFESPCSTTETGKVKYVRGVAVPVGKTKSLVERWEKRESSSTDYSPQIGSYGDRASRNDNPPSHLAEPSTTYEKDLSTVDEMMAPVNLVRNHDEFINAVKLRLTKLEMMRHVFEQSGIKGAIAAVAKVPDNAVQADVVSALKGKLDLFNLEIFSSFLPVLSGLLCSKTERLQRCTRCFNHLQKIQQTLNPLIMRGGQAAQLAQELSLSLQNLVVI
- the LOC136450624 gene encoding katanin p80 WD40 repeat-containing subunit B1 homolog KTN80.4-like isoform X1 — its product is MDPEKRGYELQNFVAHDADVRSLSIGKKSSRVFITGGNDRKVNLWAIGKQTPLLTLSGHTSAVEAVQFDSAEVLVLAGSSNGSIKLWDLEEAKVVRSLAGHRSSCTAVEFHPFGEFFASGSSDTDLKIWDIKKKGCIHTYKGHRGAIKTIRFTPDGRWVVTGGEDNIVKVWDLTAGKLLHDFKFHSGQISCIDFHPQEFLLATGSADRTVKFWDLETFELIGSSGPEGTGVRSMVFHPDGKTLFCGLDQSLKVFSWEPVRCHDVVDMGWSNLADLSIYEGKLLGCSYHERRVGLWAADISLIGPYALGVLPKANFFAELVQSMDDNPVKPVDSTANSRPALAMAHSKSLYKVKESGIAAESRVRGSHLTPASTDKIKKDRSSTIPRRPASSLKSSVQGSTPMRRMKLVDSPSTNPKIVERNFGQRDISLTSRAVIANNSATAKKSNLTESALVKDIYTTSQAVSAPVVVPRDILEDKTVSNVRRGTGDTAAVPDDFRPVHKRKPSLSGSAADSDSSSIFTEPDVCSEGLSGLKFSFGLTPYYKKEEFGDVDNKGIAQIAEKMDRTVSLDHSLQLNDDKSFESPCSTTETGKVKYVRGVAVPVGKTKSLVERWEKRESSSTDYSPQIGSYGDRASRNDNPPSHLAEPSTTYEKDLSTVDEMMAPVNLVRNHDEFINAVKLRLTKLEMMRHVFEQSGIKGAIAAVAKVPDNAVQADVVSALKGKLDLFNLEIFSSFLPVLSGLLCSKTERHATVSLEMLLDLIKIFGPVIHSTLSANLGVGVNIQAEQRLQRCTRCFNHLQKIQQTLNPLIMRGGQAAQLAQELSLSLQNLVVI
- the LOC136450624 gene encoding katanin p80 WD40 repeat-containing subunit B1 homolog KTN80.4-like isoform X3, with product MDPEKRGYELQNFVAHDADVRSLSIGKKSSRVFITGGNDRKVNLWAIGKQTPLLTLSGHTSAVEAVQFDSAEVLVLAGSSNGSIKLWDLEEAKVVRSLAGHRSSCTAVEFHPFGEFFASGSSDTDLKIWDIKKKGCIHTYKGHRGAIKTIRFTPDGRWVVTGGEDNIVKVWDLTAGKLLHDFKFHSGQISCIDFHPQEFLLATGSADRTVKFWDLETFELIGSSGPEGTGVRSMVFHPDGKTLFCGLDQSLKVFSWEPVRCHDVVDMGWSNLADLSIYEGKLLGCSYHERRVGLWAADISLIGPYALGVLPKANFFAELVQSMDDNPVKPVDSTANSRPALAMAHSKSLYKVKESGIAAESRVRGSHLTPASTDKIKKDRSSTIPRRPASSLKSSVQGSTPMRRMKLVDSPSTNPKIVERNFGQRDISLTSRAVIANNSATAKKSNLTESALVKDIYTTSQAVSAPVVVPRDILEDKTVSNVRRGTGDTAAVPDDFRPVHKRKPSLSGSAADSDSSSIFTEPDVCSEGLSGLKFSFGLTPYYKKEEFGDVDNKGIAQIAEKMDRTVSLDHSLQLNDDKSFESPCSTTETGKVKYVRGVAVPVGKTKSLVERWEKRESSSTDYSPQIGSYGDRASRNDNPPSHLAEPSTTYEKDLSTVDEMMAPVNLVRNHDEFINAVKLRLTKLEMMRHVFEQSGIKGAIAAVAKVQADVVSALKGKLDLFNLEIFSSFLPVLSGLLCSKTERHATVSLEMLLDLIKIFGPVIHSTLSANLGVGVNIQAEQRLQRCTRCFNHLQKIQQTLNPLIMRGGQAAQLAQELSLSLQNLVVI
- the LOC136450624 gene encoding katanin p80 WD40 repeat-containing subunit B1 homolog KTN80.4-like isoform X2, which translates into the protein MDPEKRGYELQNFVAHDADVRSLSIGKKSSRVFITGGNDRKVNLWAIGKQTPLLTLSGHTSAVEAVQFDSAEVLVLAGSSNGSIKLWDLEEAKVVRSLAGHRSSCTAVEFHPFGEFFASGSSDTDLKIWDIKKKGCIHTYKGHRGAIKTIRFTPDGRWVVTGGEDNIVKVWDLTAGKLLHDFKFHSGQISCIDFHPQEFLLATGSADRTVKFWDLETFELIGSSGPEGTGVRSMVFHPDGKTLFCGLDQSLKVFSWEPVRCHDVVDMGWSNLADLSIYEGKLLGCSYHERRVGLWAADISLIGPYALGVLPKANFFAELVQSMDDNPVKPVDSTANSRPALAMAHSKSLYKVKESGIAESRVRGSHLTPASTDKIKKDRSSTIPRRPASSLKSSVQGSTPMRRMKLVDSPSTNPKIVERNFGQRDISLTSRAVIANNSATAKKSNLTESALVKDIYTTSQAVSAPVVVPRDILEDKTVSNVRRGTGDTAAVPDDFRPVHKRKPSLSGSAADSDSSSIFTEPDVCSEGLSGLKFSFGLTPYYKKEEFGDVDNKGIAQIAEKMDRTVSLDHSLQLNDDKSFESPCSTTETGKVKYVRGVAVPVGKTKSLVERWEKRESSSTDYSPQIGSYGDRASRNDNPPSHLAEPSTTYEKDLSTVDEMMAPVNLVRNHDEFINAVKLRLTKLEMMRHVFEQSGIKGAIAAVAKVPDNAVQADVVSALKGKLDLFNLEIFSSFLPVLSGLLCSKTERHATVSLEMLLDLIKIFGPVIHSTLSANLGVGVNIQAEQRLQRCTRCFNHLQKIQQTLNPLIMRGGQAAQLAQELSLSLQNLVVI